The Microcoleus sp. bin38.metabat.b11b12b14.051 genomic interval ATCGTCTGGACTGATATTGGCAGGAATGGTGGGGGCACACCCCTGTCTGCTGACCTCGTGAATAACACGTTCTTTGAGGGGTTTGGGCCATCTGGAGAGTCTCTGGGGGTGATCGGCCCTTTTTCGCTGGGTGATGAGAGTATTTCGCGTACTACCTCAGAAGATAGATTCTTTGGAGTGGTCAATCCAAACGGGATCTCATCAATTCGATTGTCCATGCCCGGTAAAACTAACTGGGAAGTCGATCATCTTCAATATGGTTTCACACCTGGAACGATTTCTCCTCTCCCCTACGGCCCCGATGGCGACTTCTTCAACCTTTCTATCAATGCCGATAACATTACCATCAATCCAGCTCAAGTCCGCAATCTCTCGGTTCGAGGTTTAGATGGAAACGACTTTATCCAAGGCTCGTCATCTGCCGATCGAATAAATGGCAATGCCGGCAGCGATACTATACTAGGAGGCGACGGCAACGATACGCTCTGGGGCGGTCGCGATAACGATCGCATCGAGGGCAACGCCGGCAATGACTCGATCGCTGGAAACCTCGGAAATGATACGCTCTATGGCGGTTCGGGTGATGACATTATCAGGGGCGGACAAAACAACGATGTGCTCTTTGGAGGAGAAGGTAACGACCAATTGGTAGGTGATTTCGGTAGAGACACTCTGACGGGTGAAGCTGGAAACGATCTGTTTGTACTGCGCGTGAATGCAGCCGCCTCTAGCGTATCTGAAGCCGATGTTATTGCCGATTTCACGTCTGGTCAAGATGCGATCGCCCTCACCAACGGACTTGCATTTGCAGGAATTGCCTTAGAGGCTTCCGGTAGCAATACAGCGATTCGGATTGTTGCTACCGGACAAATTTTAGGGGTGGTTACCGGAGTCCAACCTGCTGCTTTAAGCGCAGCCAACTTTACCACCTTGAATGGGGACTTTTAACTGTTATCAGTTATACCAATCCTCAAGCTGAATGCGGTGAAGTAGTTTTCTGAAATATTGAAAGTCGTTGGTCGCCGACTAAAAATTATGATGCGTTCAGTCGGTTCTGCCTTGTAACGCAGATAGGCAAGGAAGAGCCTCCAATTTATCCTTCGCCACGCGAGGCTCTTCCTGTGGACATCGGTTCCCAAGCTCTTCCTAGGAACCAGTAAAAAAAAGTTTCTGACTCATTCGACACCAAAACCTAAAAAAAATATTAATTTTATTTTAAGTATTGTTACCGCAGCGTGGTATGATTTTTCTGAGTTTGCAAAGCACTCGCCTGCTACCTGCATTAGTTTCTGAGCTTCGTGAACACGCAAAACACACCCACCGAACCCACACCAGCTTCCGAGGATATTCCTCAAGCTGGCACTGTCTCGACAGTCTCGACAGTCTCGTCCGAGACAAGCGATCCCATGCAAGACTTTTATCGCCTCCAACAAGAGTTGTTGGCGTACACCCTTGCTTTTACGGCGATTATTTTTATCTGCGTCTGGATTTTTTACTCCCTCAACGTAGCCCTGAACTATTTGCTAGGGGCAAGCACAGGTGTGGTTTACTTAAAGATGTTGGCTAGAGACGTTGAACGAATCGGCAGCGAAAATCAACGCATCAGCAAGACCAGGCTCGGTCTGTTTTTCGCGGTGATGATAGTAGGAACACAGTGGAATCAGCTACAGATTTTACCGATATTTTTGGGATTTCTGACTTACAAAGCTGCGCTGATGGTTTACGTGATCCGAAGTGCATTAGCACTAGACTACAGGTAGGTCAGGGAATGTAGCAAAACTCAACTCATCGATTTGTATGGGGAAGCCCGTTGAATGGCAATGCTTGACGTTCTAAACACCTTTAATCGTTTCGGGCTCGCCAAATTGGAAGTTGGCCAGCAATTGTACTGGCAACTCGGCAATCTGAAAGTGCACGGGCAGGTTTTTATAACCTCGTGGTTTGTAATTGCCGTTTTAGTCATAGTTTCTCTTTTAGGAACTAGCAAGATCCAGCGAATTCCCAGCGGAATGCAAAATTTTATGGAGTATGCGCTGGAATATATTCGGGACTTGGCTAAAAACCAAATTGGTGAAAAAGAATATCGCCCTTGGGTACCGTTTATTGGTACATTATTTCTGTTCATCTTTGTGTCAAACTGGTCGGGCGCTCTGATCCCTTGGAAGCTGATTAAGCTGCCATCGGGTGAGTTGGGAGCTCCTACCGCTGACATCAACACGACGGTAGCATTTGCACTGCTGACATCTTTGGCATATTTTTATGCAGGTCTCAGCAAAAGTGGCTTGGGGTATTTCGCCCACTATGTAGAACCGGTGCCTTTCATGCTGCCGTTCAAAATCATAGAAGATTTCACTAAGCCTCTGTCCCTGAGTTTCCGTTTGTTTGGCAACATTCTTGCTGACGAATTGGTGGTGGGAGTGCTAGTGTTGCTAGTGCCTTTATTTGTTCCTCTGCCAGTGATGGTTCTGGGACTATTTACCAGTGCAATTCAAGCTTTGATTTTTGCTACCTTGGCCGCAGCCTACATTGGTGAAGCTCTAGAAGGCGGTCACGGCGAAGAACACCACGATTAAATAACGATCGACTGCGTAGCGCATGAATGAGGAAAAAGAACATTTCCTCTCCTCAAACTTACTGCCGTCAAATCGGACAATTCAGTAGACTTTCTGCTCTCAATTTTGTACTTTAGATAAGGAAAATCATCATGGATTCAACAGTTGCCGCCGCTTCCGTAATTGCCGCCGCTTTGGCAGTAGGTTTAGCTGCAATCGGCCCTGGCATCGGTCAAGGAAATGCAGCAGGCCAAGCTGTAGAAGGGATTGCTCGTCAGCCGGAAGCAGAAGGCAAAATTCGCGGCACATTGCTGTTGAGTTTGGCGTTCATGGAAGCCCTGACAATTTACGGTTTGG includes:
- a CDS encoding ATP synthase subunit I, which codes for MNTQNTPTEPTPASEDIPQAGTVSTVSTVSSETSDPMQDFYRLQQELLAYTLAFTAIIFICVWIFYSLNVALNYLLGASTGVVYLKMLARDVERIGSENQRISKTRLGLFFAVMIVGTQWNQLQILPIFLGFLTYKAALMVYVIRSALALDYR
- the atpB gene encoding F0F1 ATP synthase subunit A, which codes for MAMLDVLNTFNRFGLAKLEVGQQLYWQLGNLKVHGQVFITSWFVIAVLVIVSLLGTSKIQRIPSGMQNFMEYALEYIRDLAKNQIGEKEYRPWVPFIGTLFLFIFVSNWSGALIPWKLIKLPSGELGAPTADINTTVAFALLTSLAYFYAGLSKSGLGYFAHYVEPVPFMLPFKIIEDFTKPLSLSFRLFGNILADELVVGVLVLLVPLFVPLPVMVLGLFTSAIQALIFATLAAAYIGEALEGGHGEEHHD
- the atpE gene encoding ATP synthase F0 subunit C; this encodes MDSTVAAASVIAAALAVGLAAIGPGIGQGNAAGQAVEGIARQPEAEGKIRGTLLLSLAFMEALTIYGLVVALVLLFANPFA